In Belonocnema kinseyi isolate 2016_QV_RU_SX_M_011 chromosome 4, B_treatae_v1, whole genome shotgun sequence, a single window of DNA contains:
- the LOC117171577 gene encoding uncharacterized protein LOC117171577, producing MSYVKMFAFFAVLVLGQCQRLTTSEAPWVWGEDSSNNQNPFIRTTKPPRTMRTTQPTNTENSVNPKDAPSPRVCPGCPRTPQFNPVCGSDNATYDNANAVDCANTCGPKIEILFYAACRPTA from the exons ATGTCTTACgttaaaatgtttgcattttttgcTG ttcttgttTTGGGACAATGCCAACGATTAACAACTTCTGAAGCACCCTGGGTTTGGGGTGAAGATTCGTCGAACAATCAAAATCCATTTATAAGAACTACAAAACCACCAAGAACGATGCGAACAACGCAACCTACAAATACTGAAAATTCAGTAAATCCGAAAGACGCACCGAGTCCAAGAGTCTGTCCCGGTTGTCCCAGAACTCCACAATTTAATCCAGTTTGTGGGAGTGATAACGCCACTTATGATAATGCTAACGCTGTAGATTGTGCCAACACGTGTGGTCCGa aaattgaaatattgttcTATGCAGCGTGTAGACCAACAGCATAA